One window of the Octopus sinensis linkage group LG9, ASM634580v1, whole genome shotgun sequence genome contains the following:
- the LOC115215728 gene encoding mitogen-activated protein kinase HOG1-like, whose product MAASSVPRELPTNYKLTEIYHTKWYCPDNYDCLTYIGNGAYSQVCSATCEGIEGKVAIKKLTRAFFAVDESKRTYRELRLLKHMKHKNVVDLVDVFTPDLTKIDFTDLYFVSTYYPKDLKHVILNEGLDTARVRSMVYQILCGVQYIHSAGVIHRDLKPRNIGVTENDCIKILDFGLARSISNEMTGYVQTRWYRAPEVILNWMKYNQTADVWSVACIMGEMLTGKPLIAGKSFTDQILKIFNLVGSPDSNTLKKFTCSDIVECLKSFDKCERQDFNKYFKNVDPQAIDLLDKMLQLDVDVRLNVENALKHEFLKVNFDPKDQIRAEMFENVFEDMDLNLSEWKSLVLQEVQNFKSSRKCDSRK is encoded by the coding sequence ATGGCAGCCTCATCAGTTCCGAGAGAACTGCCAACGAATTACAAACTCACGGAGATCTATCACACAAAATGGTACTGCCCAGATAATTATGATTGTTTAACTTACATCGGCAATGGAGCTTATAGCCAAGTCTGCTCGGCAACGTGTGAAGGAATCGAAGGCAAAGTGGCCATCAAAAAACTTACTCGTGCTTTCTTCGCAGTGGATGAATCGAAAAGAACTTACCGGGAACTTCGATTATTAAAACACATGAAGCATAAAAATGTGGTCGACCTCGTAGATGTTTTTACACCAGACTTAACGAAAATAGACTTTACCGATTTGTATTTCGTATCGACGTATTATCCCAAAGATTTGAAACACGTAATATTAAACGAGGGCCTTGATACGGCTCGAGTTCGATCGATGGTGTACCAAATATTGTGTGGTGTCCAGTATATTCATTCGGCCGGAGTTATACACAGGGATTTGAAACCAAGAAACATCGGAGTTACAGAAAACGACTGTATAAAAATTTTGGATTTCGGCCTGGCTCGATCTATAAGCAACGAGATGACGGGTTATGTACAAACACGCTGGTATCGCGCCCCAGAGGTGATCCTTAACTGGATGAAGTACAACCAGACAGCCGATGTATGGTCCGTAGCCTGCATCATGGGCGAAATGCTAACGGGAAAGCCTTTAATTGCGGGTAAGTCTTTTACGGATCAAATTCTCAAGATCTTCAATCTTGTCGGATCACCAGACAGTAATACTCTAAAAAAATTCACGTGCAGTGATATTGTTGAATGTCTGAAAAGTTTCGATAAGTGCGAAAGGCAGGACTTTAACAAGTATTTCAAAAACGTTGACCCACAAGCCATAGATCTGTTGGACAAAATGTTACAACTCGATGTAGATGTTCGCCTGAACGTGGAAAACGCTTTGAAACACGAATTTCTCAAAGTAAATTTCGATCCAAAAGATCAAATTCGAGCAGAAATGTTCGAAAACGTCTTCGAAGACATGGATTTAAATCTAAGCGAATGGAAAAGTTTGGTTTTACaagaagttcaaaattttaagaGTTCGCGCAAATGCGATAGCAGAAAGTGA